A region from the Sandaracinus amylolyticus genome encodes:
- a CDS encoding alpha/beta fold hydrolase — translation MLRSRALLAVLAVLALSGCELFDQGDRPDGGPRPGDAGVGDPCTTGIECRAGLVCGEGSTCEPGGLGVEGAVCALTGDCGPALYCDARRVCAPAGTGEDGADCTSTSECAHGLVCTIEGFGGRCRASGSGDLNDACASTSDCLAGLSCLDVGGTRSCQSPPAITADGGVGGEIPSIPHWPGVQCQTDEGTPTAYFRVPRGTADDGDFHRLPFPNDVRRRDGHVDLSGHPTPGTALPVDVLGRHIAASEEDLDGFATNPVIYFRFSRGYDGASIGDHVRWVDITPGSPTYGQDRGLAWITTYGPITRYICPDWVAFRSGHGDPLRPGTTYAMILTRGITAAEGGPAFERDEDFDAVMSDTAPSDAALTHAWSAYAPLRAFAASGAIDASTILNAAVFTTQTVEHVVPALRDVIRARPVPALSDVTTCGEGVTSPCDDGTDQRRCGAPSAAFTEIHARITVPIFQSGTAPYEDPDDGGGIELASDGSASVVREEPICMVMTIPTAARPEGGYPVVITAHGTGGSFTGSVGTLAETWASAGAAMIAIDMPQHGARRGGSTRDPENLVFNFANPRAARDVWLQGAADLMALVRFAEGHADDTIDFDASRIVVWGHSQGATHASLMAPWEPGVRAVLFSGLGGDLTESLLTKTEPVNIARVVPIALLDPDGAGNLAVGDYHPALALVQAFYERVDPVNLGRRMWREPFEGDTGREIFMTYGLGDSYSPERTMSAFARSAALPLVLPERVAIGLPTIASPARGNVTVGGTTRTIGLRQYAPPDGVDGHFVSTRSDEGRADATRFVLEALAGETPTIGE, via the coding sequence ATGCTCCGCTCGCGCGCTCTGCTCGCCGTCCTCGCCGTGCTCGCGCTGAGCGGATGCGAGCTGTTCGACCAAGGTGATCGCCCCGACGGCGGCCCACGTCCCGGCGACGCGGGCGTAGGCGATCCCTGCACGACGGGGATCGAGTGCCGCGCCGGGCTCGTGTGCGGCGAGGGCAGCACGTGCGAGCCCGGCGGCCTCGGCGTCGAGGGCGCGGTCTGCGCGCTCACCGGCGACTGCGGGCCCGCGCTCTACTGCGATGCGCGCCGCGTCTGCGCGCCCGCGGGCACCGGCGAGGACGGCGCGGACTGCACGTCGACGAGCGAGTGCGCGCACGGGCTCGTGTGCACGATCGAGGGCTTCGGCGGGCGGTGCCGCGCGTCGGGCTCGGGCGATCTGAACGACGCGTGCGCGTCGACGAGCGACTGCCTCGCGGGCCTCTCGTGCTTGGACGTCGGCGGGACGCGCTCGTGCCAGAGCCCGCCCGCGATCACCGCCGACGGCGGTGTCGGCGGCGAGATCCCGAGCATCCCGCATTGGCCCGGCGTGCAGTGCCAGACCGACGAGGGCACGCCGACCGCGTACTTCCGCGTGCCGCGCGGCACCGCCGACGACGGCGACTTCCATCGCCTGCCGTTCCCCAACGACGTGCGCCGTCGCGACGGGCACGTCGATCTGAGCGGACATCCGACGCCGGGCACCGCGCTGCCGGTCGACGTGCTCGGGCGACACATCGCGGCGAGCGAAGAGGATCTCGACGGCTTCGCGACGAACCCGGTGATCTACTTCCGCTTCTCGCGCGGCTACGACGGCGCGTCGATCGGCGACCACGTGCGCTGGGTCGACATCACGCCGGGCTCGCCGACGTACGGGCAGGATCGCGGGCTCGCGTGGATCACGACGTACGGGCCGATCACTCGCTACATCTGCCCGGACTGGGTCGCGTTCCGATCGGGGCACGGCGATCCGCTTCGCCCCGGCACGACGTACGCGATGATCCTGACCCGCGGCATCACCGCGGCCGAGGGCGGACCGGCGTTCGAGCGCGACGAGGACTTCGACGCGGTGATGAGCGACACCGCGCCGAGCGACGCCGCGCTGACGCACGCGTGGAGCGCGTACGCGCCGCTGCGCGCGTTCGCGGCGTCGGGCGCGATCGACGCGAGCACGATCCTGAACGCGGCGGTGTTCACGACGCAGACCGTCGAGCACGTCGTGCCCGCGCTCCGCGACGTCATCCGCGCGCGCCCGGTGCCTGCGCTGAGCGACGTGACGACGTGCGGCGAGGGCGTGACCTCGCCGTGCGACGACGGGACCGATCAGCGTCGATGCGGCGCGCCGAGCGCGGCGTTCACGGAGATCCACGCGCGCATCACGGTGCCGATCTTCCAGTCGGGCACCGCGCCCTACGAGGATCCCGACGACGGCGGCGGGATCGAGCTCGCGAGCGACGGCAGCGCGAGCGTCGTGCGCGAAGAGCCGATCTGCATGGTGATGACGATCCCGACCGCGGCGCGTCCGGAGGGCGGATATCCGGTCGTGATCACCGCGCACGGCACGGGCGGGAGCTTCACGGGATCGGTCGGCACGCTCGCGGAGACGTGGGCGAGCGCGGGCGCGGCGATGATCGCGATCGACATGCCGCAGCACGGCGCGCGTCGCGGCGGCTCGACGCGCGATCCCGAGAACCTCGTGTTCAACTTCGCGAACCCGCGCGCCGCGCGCGACGTGTGGCTCCAGGGCGCCGCGGATCTGATGGCGCTCGTGCGCTTCGCCGAGGGCCACGCCGACGACACGATCGACTTCGACGCGTCGCGCATCGTGGTGTGGGGGCACAGCCAGGGCGCGACCCACGCGTCGCTCATGGCGCCTTGGGAGCCCGGCGTGCGCGCGGTGCTGTTCAGCGGGCTCGGCGGCGATCTCACCGAGTCGCTGCTGACGAAGACCGAGCCGGTGAACATCGCGCGCGTGGTCCCGATCGCGCTGCTCGATCCCGACGGAGCGGGGAACCTCGCGGTCGGCGACTACCACCCTGCCCTCGCGCTGGTCCAGGCGTTCTACGAGCGCGTCGATCCCGTGAACCTCGGACGGCGCATGTGGCGCGAGCCCTTCGAGGGCGACACGGGGCGCGAGATCTTCATGACCTACGGGCTCGGCGACTCGTACTCGCCCGAGCGCACGATGAGCGCGTTCGCGCGCAGCGCGGCGCTGCCGCTGGTGCTGCCGGAGCGCGTCGCGATCGGGCTGCCGACGATCGCGTCGCCGGCGCGCGGGAACGTCACCGTGGGCGGCACGACGCGCACCATCGGGCTGCGGCAGTACGCGCCGCCCGACGGCGTCGACGGGCACTTCGTGTCGACGCGCAGCGACGAAGGACGCGCCGACGCGACGCGCTTCGTGCTCGAGGCGCTCGCGGGCGAGACGCCGACGATCGGGGAGTGA